The following proteins are co-located in the Micromonospora coriariae genome:
- the ilvC gene encoding ketol-acid reductoisomerase, whose product MSVEVYYDDDADLGLIQAKKVAVIGYGSQGHAHALSLRDSGVDVVIGLPEGSKSRPKAEEQGLRVLTPAQAAAEADVIMVLAPDTAQRALYTESIAPNLAPGKAIFFGHGFNIRYGLIKPPAEVDVAMVAPKGPGHLVRRQYADGKGVPCLVAVEQDASGNALALALAYAKGIGGTRAGAIRTTFTEETETDLFGEQAVLCGGAAALVQTGFEVLTEAGYAPEVAYFECLHELKLIVDLMYEGGIAKMRYSISDTAEYGDLSRGPRVIDSRVKDEMRKILGEIQSGEFAREWVAEDEAGRPNFTKWQAEGAAHPIEETGRKLRGMMSWVDRPITETA is encoded by the coding sequence ATGAGCGTTGAGGTGTACTACGACGACGATGCCGACCTCGGCCTGATCCAGGCCAAGAAGGTCGCGGTGATCGGCTACGGCAGCCAGGGCCACGCCCACGCGCTGTCGCTGCGCGACTCCGGCGTCGACGTGGTGATCGGTCTGCCGGAGGGCTCGAAGAGCCGTCCCAAGGCCGAGGAGCAGGGCCTGCGGGTCCTCACGCCGGCGCAGGCCGCTGCCGAGGCCGACGTGATCATGGTGCTCGCGCCGGACACCGCCCAGCGTGCCCTGTACACCGAGTCGATCGCCCCGAACCTCGCCCCGGGCAAGGCGATCTTCTTCGGCCACGGCTTCAACATCCGGTACGGACTGATCAAGCCGCCGGCCGAGGTCGACGTGGCGATGGTCGCCCCGAAGGGCCCCGGCCACCTGGTCCGCCGCCAGTACGCCGACGGCAAGGGCGTGCCCTGCCTGGTCGCCGTCGAGCAGGACGCCAGCGGCAACGCGCTCGCGCTCGCCCTCGCGTACGCCAAGGGGATCGGCGGCACCCGCGCCGGCGCGATCCGGACCACCTTCACCGAGGAGACCGAGACGGACCTCTTCGGCGAGCAGGCGGTGCTCTGCGGCGGCGCGGCGGCGCTGGTGCAGACCGGGTTCGAGGTGCTCACCGAGGCGGGCTACGCCCCCGAGGTGGCCTACTTCGAGTGCCTGCACGAGCTGAAGCTGATCGTCGACCTCATGTACGAGGGCGGCATCGCGAAGATGCGGTACAGCATCTCCGACACCGCCGAGTACGGCGACCTCTCCCGTGGCCCGCGGGTCATCGACTCCCGCGTCAAGGACGAGATGCGCAAGATCCTCGGGGAGATCCAGTCCGGCGAGTTCGCCCGCGAGTGGGTCGCCGAGGACGAGGCGGGCCGGCCCAACTTCACCAAGTGGCAGGCCGAGGGTGCGGCGCACCCGATCGAGGAGACCGGCCGGAAGCTGCGCGGCATGATGAGCTGGGTCGACCGCCCGATCACCGAGACCGCCTGA
- the ilvN gene encoding acetolactate synthase small subunit, with translation MTMHTLSVLVENKPGVLARVSGLFSRRGFNIDSLAVGETENPDVSRITIVVNAESSPLEQVTKQLNKLVNVLKIVELDPQVSVARELLLVKVRADRSARTQVLETVNLFRARVVDVAPDTLTIEATGTPDKLDALLRDLEPFGIKEMVQSGLVAIGRGSRSITAGPALRAA, from the coding sequence ATGACCATGCACACCCTGTCCGTGCTCGTGGAGAACAAGCCGGGCGTGCTCGCCCGGGTCTCCGGCCTGTTCTCCCGGCGCGGATTCAACATCGACAGCCTCGCCGTCGGTGAGACCGAGAACCCGGACGTCTCCCGGATCACCATCGTGGTCAACGCGGAGTCGTCCCCGCTGGAACAGGTCACCAAGCAGCTCAACAAGCTGGTGAACGTGCTCAAGATCGTCGAGCTGGACCCGCAGGTCTCGGTCGCCCGGGAGTTGCTGCTGGTGAAGGTCCGCGCCGACCGGTCCGCGCGGACCCAGGTGCTGGAGACGGTCAACCTGTTCCGCGCCCGGGTGGTCGACGTCGCACCGGACACGCTGACCATCGAGGCCACCGGCACCCCGGACAAGCTCGACGCGCTGCTGCGCGACCTCGAGCCTTTCGGCATAAAGGAAATGGTCCAGTCCGGGCTGGTGGCGATCGGGCGCGGCTCGCGTTCGATCACCGCCGGTCCCGCGCTGCGGGCCGCCTGA
- a CDS encoding acetolactate synthase large subunit produces MTRPTPETLAHTARRARAGAEPAGDVDSTAARTAATPAVPAVRTPAPAQVSGAGSLVRSLEALGVDVVFGIPGGAILPAYDPLYDSTVRHILVRHEQGAGHAATGYAQATGKVGVCIATSGPGATNLVTPIADAYMDSVAMVAITGQVARPSIGTDAFQEADIQGITLPITKHNFLVQNPEEIPQVLAEAFHLASTGRPGPVLVDIPKDVLQAPTTFAWPPTLGLPGYRPTLHPHGKQIREAARLMAGARRPVLYVGGGVLKAGATDGLRRLAELTGIPVVTTLMALGAFPDSHPQHLGMPGMHGTVAAVYGLQKADLIVALGARFDDRVTGKLDSFAPDATVVHADIDPAEIGKNRHADVPIVGDARHVIDELIAAVTVERAAGHDSDLGDWWTQLDDLRNRYPLGYDEPADGTLSPQYVIKRLGEIVGPDAIYVAGVGQHQMWASQFISYEKPHTWLNSGGLGTMGYAVPAAMGAKVGKPDTVVWAVDGDGCFQMTNQELATCALEGIPVKIAVINNGNLGMVRQWQTLFYNERYSNTDLGTHKHRIPDFLKLAEALGCVGLRCENADDVDKTIAAAMEINDAPVVIDFVVGKDAMVWPMVAAGTSNDEIMFARGVRPAFDEDDI; encoded by the coding sequence ATGACGAGACCCACGCCAGAGACCCTCGCCCACACCGCCCGGCGCGCCCGCGCGGGCGCCGAGCCGGCCGGCGACGTCGACTCCACCGCCGCGCGCACCGCGGCCACCCCGGCCGTCCCGGCGGTACGGACACCCGCTCCGGCGCAGGTCTCCGGCGCCGGCTCGCTCGTGCGGTCCCTGGAGGCGCTCGGCGTCGACGTCGTCTTCGGCATCCCGGGCGGTGCGATCCTGCCGGCGTACGACCCGCTCTACGACTCCACCGTCCGGCACATCCTGGTCCGCCACGAGCAGGGCGCCGGTCATGCCGCGACCGGCTACGCGCAGGCCACCGGCAAGGTGGGTGTCTGTATCGCCACCTCCGGCCCGGGCGCGACCAACCTGGTCACCCCGATCGCCGACGCCTACATGGACTCGGTGGCGATGGTGGCGATCACCGGCCAGGTGGCCCGCCCGTCGATCGGCACCGACGCCTTCCAGGAGGCGGACATCCAGGGCATCACCCTGCCGATCACCAAGCACAACTTCCTCGTGCAGAACCCCGAGGAGATCCCGCAGGTGCTGGCCGAGGCGTTCCACCTGGCCAGCACGGGCCGGCCCGGCCCGGTGCTGGTCGACATCCCCAAGGACGTGCTCCAGGCGCCGACGACCTTCGCCTGGCCGCCCACCCTCGGGCTGCCCGGCTACCGGCCGACCCTGCACCCGCACGGCAAGCAGATCCGGGAGGCGGCCCGGTTGATGGCCGGCGCCCGCCGACCGGTGCTCTACGTGGGTGGTGGGGTGCTCAAGGCCGGTGCCACCGACGGGCTGCGCCGGCTGGCGGAGCTGACCGGCATCCCGGTGGTCACCACGCTGATGGCGCTCGGCGCGTTCCCCGACTCGCACCCGCAGCACCTGGGGATGCCCGGCATGCACGGCACCGTCGCCGCGGTCTACGGCCTGCAGAAGGCGGATCTGATCGTCGCGCTGGGTGCGCGGTTCGACGACCGGGTCACCGGCAAGCTGGACTCGTTCGCCCCGGACGCGACGGTTGTGCACGCCGACATCGACCCCGCGGAGATCGGCAAGAACCGGCACGCGGACGTGCCTATCGTCGGCGACGCCCGGCACGTCATCGACGAGCTGATCGCGGCGGTGACCGTCGAGCGGGCGGCCGGGCACGACAGCGACCTGGGCGACTGGTGGACCCAGCTCGACGATCTGCGCAACCGTTACCCGCTGGGCTACGACGAGCCGGCCGACGGCACGCTCTCCCCGCAGTACGTGATCAAGCGGCTGGGCGAGATCGTCGGCCCGGACGCGATCTACGTGGCCGGGGTGGGCCAGCACCAGATGTGGGCCTCGCAGTTCATCTCCTACGAGAAGCCGCACACCTGGTTGAATTCCGGCGGGCTCGGGACGATGGGCTACGCCGTGCCGGCGGCGATGGGCGCCAAGGTCGGCAAGCCGGACACGGTGGTCTGGGCGGTGGACGGCGACGGCTGCTTCCAGATGACCAACCAGGAGCTGGCCACCTGCGCGCTGGAGGGCATCCCGGTCAAGATCGCCGTGATCAACAACGGCAACCTCGGCATGGTCCGGCAGTGGCAGACGCTGTTCTACAACGAGCGCTACTCCAACACCGACCTCGGCACCCACAAGCACCGCATCCCCGACTTCCTGAAGCTCGCCGAGGCGTTGGGCTGCGTCGGGCTGCGCTGCGAGAACGCCGATGACGTGGACAAGACCATCGCCGCCGCCATGGAGATCAACGACGCCCCCGTGGTGATCGACTTCGTGGTCGGCAAGGACGCCATGGTCTGGCCGATGGTCGCCGCCGGCACCAGCAACGACGAGATCATGTTCGCCCGGGGCGTCCGCCCGGCCTTCGACGAGGATGACATCTGA
- a CDS encoding putative bifunctional diguanylate cyclase/phosphodiesterase, which translates to MVAVAALSGLVAIAAAALLTVIARRRTGPRRPAHVLLAVAAGTALLSLLAGVATVLVTGEHWAHEQGQRTGWATVVAIGTAVSALAFAAGLLRLPGLAATAAGTARLALDGLIMAAALWFVGWVLFSEPTRLLGAATPMACPAILLATVSAALGAGLCVIVVFRAAAPRRRLAALGAGISAVACGGLGLAAGLCQAGPSMALTGAAVLAAGLLTVALAVLRADRPGQVDLDLIGRDGEYAIAPMLAMAASAMYHLLQDGRFTAAGIVAGSVEGFALVARQYLTLNDVRNYAGRLAEREAHFRELAHTDPLTALANRRGLLRALHDSAAAGTPCVLLGLDLDGFKNVNDMRGHDVGDAVLAEVGRRLRGNLRPGDVAARLGGDEFAVLMGGRPADADRVAERLLGVLNRPYDQPEGPVFLSVSIGVAGWAGEPDVELLLRHADLALRYAKQRGKNRIERYDATYDQLLRRRTTLEHELRGAIERDELRLAFQPVASLPSVRPVGAEALLRWHHPQLGNVRPDEFIPLAEECGMIATLGAWVLHQACYQLSRWLADGHDVWVSVNVSRRELHAPEYVVQVAEALRAHHVPPQRLVLEVTEHAVATDLDELIRRLTALRLTGVRIALDDFGAGYSSLGQLRRLPIDILKIDHSLVAEHEPVRPVGADGPAFAPMVDIVMRLGHQLGLEVIAEGVTSPTELAAVVAAGCRFGQGALFGWGVPAEHLEAMLEAATSPGARPTPVPTPRRVSGGSGQVIPVAEGASPPDSPRSVNQHVGSVDSSREMRQA; encoded by the coding sequence ATGGTCGCGGTGGCGGCGCTGAGCGGGCTCGTCGCCATTGCCGCCGCCGCACTGCTGACCGTGATCGCCCGGCGGCGCACCGGGCCCCGCCGCCCGGCGCACGTGCTGCTCGCGGTTGCCGCCGGCACCGCCCTGCTCAGCCTCCTGGCCGGGGTGGCGACAGTGCTCGTCACCGGCGAGCACTGGGCGCACGAGCAGGGACAGCGCACCGGCTGGGCCACTGTGGTGGCGATCGGCACGGCGGTGAGCGCGCTGGCCTTCGCCGCCGGCCTGCTCCGGCTGCCCGGGCTGGCGGCCACCGCGGCGGGGACCGCCCGGCTCGCCCTGGACGGGTTGATCATGGCCGCGGCGCTGTGGTTCGTCGGCTGGGTGCTCTTCTCCGAGCCCACCCGGCTGCTCGGCGCCGCCACCCCGATGGCCTGCCCGGCGATCCTGCTGGCCACGGTGAGCGCCGCGCTCGGCGCCGGGCTCTGCGTGATCGTCGTCTTCCGGGCTGCCGCCCCGCGTCGCCGGCTCGCCGCACTCGGCGCGGGCATCAGCGCGGTGGCCTGCGGCGGGTTGGGTCTCGCCGCCGGGCTCTGCCAGGCCGGGCCGAGCATGGCCCTGACCGGCGCGGCGGTGCTCGCCGCCGGTCTGCTGACCGTCGCGCTCGCGGTGCTTCGCGCCGACCGGCCGGGTCAGGTCGACCTGGACCTGATCGGTCGCGACGGCGAGTACGCGATCGCCCCGATGCTGGCGATGGCCGCCTCGGCGATGTACCACCTCCTGCAGGACGGCCGGTTCACCGCGGCGGGCATCGTCGCCGGCAGCGTGGAGGGCTTCGCCCTGGTGGCCCGGCAGTACCTCACCCTCAATGACGTCCGCAACTACGCCGGCCGGCTGGCCGAGCGGGAGGCGCACTTCCGCGAGCTGGCGCACACCGACCCGCTGACCGCGCTGGCCAACCGGCGCGGGCTGCTGCGTGCGCTGCACGACAGCGCGGCGGCGGGCACCCCGTGCGTGCTGCTCGGTCTGGACCTGGACGGCTTCAAGAACGTCAACGACATGCGCGGCCACGACGTGGGCGACGCCGTGCTGGCCGAGGTGGGCCGGCGGCTGCGCGGCAACCTGCGCCCCGGCGACGTGGCGGCCCGGCTCGGCGGTGACGAGTTCGCAGTGCTCATGGGGGGCCGGCCGGCCGACGCCGATCGGGTCGCCGAGCGGCTGCTCGGGGTGCTCAACAGGCCGTACGACCAGCCCGAAGGGCCCGTCTTCCTCTCGGTGAGCATCGGGGTGGCCGGGTGGGCCGGCGAGCCGGACGTGGAGTTGCTGCTGCGCCATGCCGACCTGGCGCTGCGCTACGCCAAGCAGCGCGGCAAGAACCGGATCGAGCGCTACGACGCCACGTACGACCAGCTGCTGCGTCGGCGCACCACGCTGGAGCACGAGTTGCGCGGCGCCATCGAGCGCGACGAGCTGCGGCTGGCCTTCCAGCCGGTGGCCTCGCTGCCGTCGGTGCGGCCGGTCGGCGCCGAGGCGCTGCTCCGCTGGCACCATCCCCAGCTGGGTAACGTCCGCCCGGACGAGTTCATCCCGCTGGCCGAGGAGTGCGGCATGATCGCCACCCTCGGCGCCTGGGTGCTGCACCAGGCCTGCTACCAGCTCTCCCGCTGGCTGGCCGACGGGCACGACGTCTGGGTCTCGGTGAACGTCTCTCGGCGTGAGCTGCACGCCCCGGAGTACGTGGTCCAGGTCGCCGAGGCGCTGCGCGCCCACCACGTGCCGCCGCAGCGGCTGGTGCTGGAGGTCACCGAGCACGCGGTCGCCACCGACCTGGACGAGCTGATCCGGCGGCTGACCGCGTTGCGGCTGACCGGTGTCCGGATCGCGCTGGACGACTTCGGCGCCGGCTACTCCTCGCTGGGGCAGCTGCGCCGGCTGCCGATCGACATCCTGAAGATCGACCACAGTCTGGTCGCCGAGCACGAGCCGGTCCGCCCGGTCGGCGCGGACGGTCCGGCGTTCGCGCCGATGGTCGACATCGTCATGCGACTGGGTCACCAGCTGGGGCTGGAGGTGATCGCCGAGGGGGTGACCAGCCCCACCGAGTTGGCCGCGGTGGTGGCCGCCGGCTGCCGGTTCGGTCAGGGCGCGCTCTTCGGCTGGGGCGTGCCCGCCGAGCACCTGGAGGCGATGCTGGAGGCGGCCACCTCGCCGGGTGCGCGGCCCACCCCGGTGCCCACGCCACGCCGGGTCTCCGGGGGGTCCGGGCAGGTCATTCCGGTTGCCGAGGGCGCGTCGCCGCCCGACTCGCCGCGCTCCGTTAACCAACATGTGGGATCAGTTGACTCATCGCGTGAGATGCGTCAGGCTTAG
- the ilvD gene encoding dihydroxy-acid dehydratase — protein MPELRSRTSTHGRTMAGARALWRATGMTDDDFGKPIVAIANSFTQFVPGHVHLKDMGGLVADAVAEAGGVGREFNTIAVDDGIAMGHGGMLYSLPSRELIADAVEYMVNAHCADALVCISNCDKITPGMLLAALRLNIPTVFVSGGPMEAGKTMAIEGVVHSKIDLIDAMIASSNEAVTDDQLGEIERSACPTCGSCSGMFTANSMNCLTEAIGLALPGNGSTLATHAARRSLFVEAGRTVVEIAKRWYDGDDDSVLPRTVASKAAFENAVALDVAMGGSTNTVLHLLAAAREAEMDFGVADIDAISRRVPCLAKVAPNSPMYHMEDVHRAGGIPAILGELDRAGQLNRDVHAVHSPSLAQWLTDWDVRGGSPTPTAVELFHAAPGGVRTTEPFSTTNRWSSLDTDAAGGCIRDREHAYSADGGLAILHGNLAPEGSVVKTAGVPDDCLTFRGPAKVYESQDDAVTAILAKQVVAGDVVVIRYEGPKGGPGMQEMLYPTSFLKGRGLGRSCALLTDGRFSGGTSGLSIGHVSPEAASGGLIALVREGDEIVIDIPGRSIELNVPSDELEARRVAEEKRDKPYTPTDRQRPVSAALRAYASMATSASDGAYRRVPE, from the coding sequence ATGCCTGAGCTGCGGTCGAGGACCTCCACACACGGTCGGACGATGGCCGGCGCCCGGGCCCTCTGGCGGGCCACCGGGATGACCGACGACGATTTCGGCAAGCCGATCGTCGCCATCGCCAACAGTTTCACCCAGTTCGTGCCGGGGCACGTACACCTCAAGGACATGGGCGGCCTCGTCGCCGACGCGGTGGCCGAGGCCGGCGGAGTGGGGCGGGAGTTCAACACCATCGCGGTCGACGACGGCATCGCGATGGGCCACGGCGGCATGCTCTACTCGCTGCCCAGCCGCGAGTTGATCGCCGACGCGGTGGAGTACATGGTCAACGCGCACTGCGCGGACGCCCTGGTCTGCATCTCGAACTGCGACAAGATCACCCCCGGCATGCTGCTGGCCGCGCTGCGCCTCAACATCCCGACCGTCTTCGTCTCCGGTGGCCCGATGGAGGCCGGCAAGACGATGGCGATCGAGGGCGTCGTGCACAGCAAGATCGACCTGATCGACGCGATGATCGCCTCCTCGAACGAGGCCGTCACCGACGACCAGCTCGGCGAGATCGAGCGTTCCGCCTGCCCCACCTGCGGCTCCTGCTCCGGCATGTTCACCGCCAACTCGATGAACTGCCTCACCGAGGCGATCGGGCTTGCACTGCCCGGCAACGGCTCGACGCTCGCCACCCACGCCGCGCGCCGGTCGCTCTTCGTCGAGGCCGGCCGCACCGTCGTGGAGATCGCCAAGCGCTGGTACGACGGCGACGACGACTCGGTCCTGCCCCGCACCGTCGCCTCCAAGGCCGCTTTCGAGAACGCGGTCGCGCTGGACGTGGCGATGGGCGGATCCACCAACACTGTGCTGCACCTGCTCGCCGCCGCCCGCGAGGCCGAGATGGACTTCGGTGTCGCCGACATCGACGCGATCTCCCGGCGGGTGCCCTGCCTGGCCAAGGTCGCGCCGAACTCGCCGATGTACCACATGGAGGACGTGCACCGGGCCGGCGGCATCCCGGCGATCCTCGGCGAACTGGACCGGGCCGGGCAGCTCAACCGGGACGTGCACGCAGTGCACTCGCCCTCGCTCGCGCAGTGGCTGACCGACTGGGACGTACGCGGCGGCTCGCCGACGCCGACGGCGGTCGAGCTGTTCCACGCCGCGCCGGGCGGGGTACGCACCACCGAGCCGTTCTCCACCACCAACCGCTGGTCGTCGCTGGACACCGACGCGGCCGGCGGCTGCATCCGGGACCGCGAGCACGCGTACTCCGCCGACGGCGGGCTGGCCATCCTGCACGGCAACCTGGCACCCGAGGGCAGTGTGGTGAAGACCGCCGGCGTGCCGGACGACTGCCTGACCTTCCGCGGCCCGGCGAAGGTCTACGAGTCCCAGGACGACGCGGTGACCGCGATCCTGGCCAAGCAGGTGGTCGCCGGGGACGTGGTGGTGATCCGGTACGAGGGGCCCAAGGGCGGCCCCGGCATGCAGGAGATGCTCTACCCCACCTCGTTCCTCAAGGGCCGCGGGCTGGGCCGGTCCTGCGCGCTGCTCACCGACGGCCGCTTCTCCGGCGGCACCTCCGGGCTCTCCATCGGGCACGTCTCCCCCGAGGCTGCCTCCGGCGGGCTGATCGCGCTCGTCCGCGAGGGCGACGAGATCGTCATCGACATCCCGGGCCGGTCCATCGAGCTGAACGTGCCGTCCGACGAGCTGGAGGCGCGACGGGTGGCCGAGGAGAAGCGCGACAAGCCGTACACCCCGACCGACCGGCAGCGGCCGGTGTCGGCGGCGCTGCGGGCGTACGCCTCGATGGCCACCTCGGCCAGCGACGGCGCCTACCGCCGCGTCCCGGAGTAG
- a CDS encoding SulP family inorganic anion transporter, which yields MSGAIPLARERLLGLLPGRADWAAVHRSPRRDLLAGLTVAVVALPLALAFGVTSGLGAQAGLITAVIAGAVAAVFGGSNLQVSGPTGAMTVVLVPVVQQFGATGVLMVGAMAGLVLIALAVARLGRYVRYLPTPVLEGFTAGIAVVIALQQVPAALGVTDAHGEKVWAVAADAVARFVVHPRPAALAVALAVAALMLLGARWRPGLPFSLLGVAAATVLAEVVPVDLIRIGALPQGLPTPSLGFLDLGALGVLLPSALAVAALAALESLLSATVADGMTVGERHDPDRELFGQGLANLAAPLFGGIPATAAIARTAVNVRAGAASKLAALTHAVALAAIVLAAAPLVGRIPLAALAGVLLATTVRMVEAGSLWALARATRGDAVVLVLTFAVTVIWDLITAVAVGVAVAVVLALRAVARSARLEQVPLDPGEHSAEEYALLTEHIVAYRLDGPLFFAAAHTFLLELSEVADVRVVILRMSRVTTMDATGAHVLGDAIRRLRGRGITVLLSGITPAHDQVLATLGVADDLRREGLVFPDTPAAIRHARGAALSPAADRTGRM from the coding sequence GTGAGCGGCGCCATTCCCCTCGCCCGCGAACGGCTCCTCGGGCTGCTGCCCGGCCGGGCCGACTGGGCGGCCGTCCACCGCTCACCGCGCCGGGACCTGCTGGCCGGGCTCACCGTGGCGGTGGTGGCGCTGCCACTGGCCCTGGCATTCGGCGTCACCTCCGGCCTGGGCGCCCAGGCCGGGCTGATCACCGCCGTGATCGCCGGCGCGGTGGCCGCCGTCTTCGGCGGCTCCAACCTCCAGGTCTCCGGGCCGACCGGGGCGATGACAGTGGTGCTGGTGCCGGTGGTGCAGCAGTTCGGAGCCACCGGCGTGCTCATGGTCGGGGCGATGGCCGGCCTGGTGCTGATCGCGCTCGCCGTGGCCCGCCTGGGCCGGTACGTCCGCTACCTGCCCACCCCGGTGCTGGAGGGCTTCACCGCCGGCATCGCCGTGGTCATCGCCCTGCAACAGGTGCCCGCCGCGCTCGGCGTCACCGACGCGCACGGGGAGAAGGTCTGGGCCGTCGCCGCCGACGCGGTCGCCCGTTTCGTCGTACACCCGCGGCCGGCCGCGCTCGCTGTGGCCCTCGCCGTCGCGGCGCTGATGCTGCTGGGCGCCCGGTGGCGACCCGGCCTGCCGTTCTCGCTGCTCGGCGTGGCGGCCGCCACGGTCCTCGCCGAGGTCGTCCCGGTCGACCTGATCCGCATCGGCGCGCTGCCGCAGGGCCTGCCCACCCCCTCGCTCGGCTTCCTCGACCTCGGCGCGCTGGGCGTGCTGCTGCCCAGCGCCCTCGCCGTCGCCGCGCTCGCCGCCCTGGAGAGCCTGCTGTCCGCCACGGTCGCCGATGGCATGACCGTCGGCGAACGGCACGACCCGGACCGGGAGCTGTTCGGTCAGGGGCTGGCCAACCTCGCGGCCCCGCTCTTCGGCGGTATCCCGGCGACCGCCGCCATCGCCCGTACGGCGGTCAACGTCCGCGCCGGGGCGGCCTCGAAGCTGGCGGCCCTCACCCACGCCGTCGCCCTCGCGGCGATCGTGCTGGCCGCCGCGCCGTTGGTCGGCCGGATCCCGCTCGCCGCCCTGGCCGGGGTGCTGCTGGCCACCACGGTCCGCATGGTGGAGGCCGGCTCGCTGTGGGCGTTGGCGCGGGCCACCCGGGGCGACGCGGTCGTGCTGGTGCTCACCTTCGCCGTCACCGTGATCTGGGATCTCATCACCGCCGTCGCGGTCGGCGTCGCCGTCGCCGTGGTGCTCGCCCTGCGCGCGGTGGCCCGCAGCGCCCGGCTGGAACAGGTGCCCCTCGACCCCGGGGAACACAGCGCCGAGGAGTACGCGCTGCTCACCGAACACATCGTCGCGTACCGGCTGGACGGGCCGCTCTTCTTCGCCGCGGCCCACACCTTCCTGCTCGAACTGTCCGAGGTCGCCGACGTCCGTGTCGTCATCCTGCGGATGTCCCGGGTGACCACCATGGACGCCACCGGCGCGCACGTCCTCGGCGACGCCATCCGACGGCTCCGCGGACGCGGGATCACCGTCCTGCTCTCCGGCATCACCCCCGCCCACGACCAGGTACTCGCCACCCTCGGAGTGGCTGATGACCTACGCCGCGAGGGGCTGGTCTTCCCCGACACCCCGGCCGCGATCCGCCACGCCAGGGGGGCCGCACTCTCTCCGGCAGCCGACCGGACTGGCCGGATGTGA
- a CDS encoding ArsR/SmtB family transcription factor, whose amino-acid sequence MSVPLYQAKAELFRTLGHPVRIRVLELLQDGPKPVRDLLAVIEVEASNLSQQLAVLRRAGMVTSHRDGPLVMYALSTPDVADLLAAGRRILGAVLTDRDGLLDELRATGGDR is encoded by the coding sequence ATGTCGGTCCCGCTGTACCAGGCGAAGGCGGAACTCTTCCGCACCCTCGGGCACCCGGTGCGCATCCGGGTCCTCGAACTGCTCCAGGACGGCCCCAAGCCGGTCCGTGACCTTCTCGCCGTGATCGAGGTCGAGGCCTCCAACCTCTCCCAGCAGCTCGCCGTGCTGCGCCGCGCCGGGATGGTCACCTCACACCGCGACGGTCCCCTCGTCATGTACGCGCTCAGCACCCCGGACGTGGCCGACCTGCTGGCCGCCGGGCGGCGGATCCTCGGCGCGGTCCTCACCGACCGGGACGGCCTCCTCGACGAGCTGCGCGCCACCGGTGGGGACAGGTGA